A region of Paenibacillus thiaminolyticus DNA encodes the following proteins:
- a CDS encoding acetate kinase, protein MKILVINAGSSSLKYQLYDMTDESVLAAGRVERIGMDSSILVHEPHHTEEITEVSEILDHTTAIRKVLDKLTDAEVGVLKSTDEIDAVGHRVVHGGESFKNSVLVDSEVKAEIRRLFDLAPLHNPAHMMGIKAVEANIPNVPQSVVFDTAFHQTMPEKAYMYAIPKVLYKKHKIRRYGFHGTSHDYVSKRAAELMDRPLEELKIITCHIGNGASLTAVEGGISVDTSMGMTPLEGLMMGTRSGDLDPAVVPFTMMKEDLTVNEVNSMLNKHSGLLAISGVSSDMREITDGMEAGEPNSTLAFEMYTYRMRKYIGSYAAAMDGVDAVVFTAGVGENSVVIRQHVCEKLTFLGVEIDRELNKVRSKEPRRISTPNSKVDVFVIPTNEELMIARDTYRLVQQSKQS, encoded by the coding sequence ATGAAAATACTCGTAATCAACGCGGGAAGCTCCTCGCTTAAATATCAACTGTACGATATGACGGACGAGTCGGTGTTGGCGGCAGGCCGGGTAGAGCGCATCGGGATGGATTCTTCCATCCTCGTGCATGAGCCGCATCATACGGAAGAGATCACGGAAGTCAGCGAGATTCTCGATCACACGACGGCAATCCGCAAAGTATTGGACAAGTTGACCGATGCGGAAGTCGGTGTTCTGAAGTCGACCGACGAGATCGATGCGGTCGGCCATCGCGTCGTGCATGGCGGCGAATCGTTCAAAAATTCGGTACTGGTCGATTCGGAGGTCAAAGCCGAGATTCGTCGCTTGTTCGATCTGGCGCCGCTGCATAATCCGGCCCATATGATGGGGATTAAGGCCGTAGAGGCGAATATTCCGAACGTGCCGCAATCCGTTGTCTTCGATACGGCTTTCCACCAGACGATGCCAGAGAAAGCGTACATGTACGCCATTCCAAAAGTGCTGTACAAAAAGCATAAAATCCGCCGCTACGGCTTCCACGGCACATCGCATGATTATGTCAGCAAGCGCGCGGCCGAGCTGATGGACCGCCCGCTGGAAGAGCTGAAAATCATTACGTGCCATATCGGGAACGGGGCCAGCCTGACGGCGGTCGAGGGAGGCATCTCGGTCGATACGTCGATGGGGATGACGCCGCTTGAAGGCCTGATGATGGGTACGCGCAGCGGCGACCTGGACCCTGCGGTCGTTCCGTTCACGATGATGAAGGAAGACCTGACGGTCAATGAAGTCAATTCGATGCTGAACAAGCATAGCGGGCTGCTCGCGATCTCCGGCGTATCCAGCGATATGCGCGAGATTACGGACGGAATGGAAGCAGGCGAACCGAATTCGACGCTGGCGTTCGAGATGTACACGTACCGCATGCGCAAGTATATCGGGTCCTATGCGGCTGCGATGGACGGCGTGGATGCGGTCGTATTTACCGCCGGCGTAGGCGAGAACTCGGTCGTCATTCGCCAGCATGTATGCGAGAAGCTAACGTTCCTCGGCGTAGAGATTGATCGGGAGCTGAACAAGGTGCGTTCGAAGGAACCGCGCCGTATCTCGACGCCGAATTCGAAGGTGGACGTATTCGTCATTCCGACCAATGAAGAGCTAATGATTGCCCGCGATACGTATCGATTGGTTCAACAATCCAAACAATCGTAA
- a CDS encoding tetratricopeptide repeat protein codes for MLQQVFATMNEVLDELIRQYPQAAGERKQELDRQLKVLSTMSDYIVEEWLRFEEKLASLRPHSPNDVIEAQPQPTLPDITDPFQRGQGYYMLMMYDEAVKHLEAAASIRPDHIDSRIYLAMSYLHLGRNQEAGHHFQLIIPLTESKCLKAIAYNALGCISAEQRDLSKAKEYFSKAHLLDPSLPEPVLNLKACLSDGDHLQYGGEWIHMP; via the coding sequence GTGCTGCAACAAGTATTCGCGACGATGAATGAAGTGCTGGATGAGTTAATTCGCCAGTATCCCCAAGCGGCGGGAGAGCGCAAGCAGGAATTGGACCGGCAATTGAAGGTGCTGTCCACCATGAGCGATTACATCGTGGAGGAGTGGCTCCGGTTCGAAGAGAAGCTCGCCTCGCTGCGCCCGCACAGTCCTAATGACGTGATCGAGGCGCAGCCGCAGCCGACACTGCCCGATATTACGGATCCGTTCCAGCGAGGTCAGGGATACTACATGCTGATGATGTATGATGAAGCCGTCAAGCATTTGGAAGCGGCGGCATCGATAAGGCCGGACCATATCGACAGCCGCATTTATTTGGCCATGAGTTATTTGCATCTGGGCCGGAATCAGGAAGCGGGACATCATTTTCAACTCATCATTCCTCTGACCGAGAGCAAATGCCTCAAAGCGATCGCTTACAATGCCTTGGGATGCATCAGCGCCGAGCAGCGGGATCTTTCCAAAGCGAAGGAATACTTCAGCAAAGCGCACCTGCTTGATCCTTCACTGCCAGAGCCTGTTTTGAACTTGAAAGCGTGTCTGTCGGATGGCGATCATTTGCAATATGGCGGTGAGTGGATTCACATGCCGTAA
- a CDS encoding DUF5590 domain-containing protein, producing MARSRSRRRRNRWFIAVLAFLVLILFIVALVMYVNYIYSDERVKEAEILQRAQQEMPLTEVNGIDKSIWEEVVYVINGVNQEEKAVWVWVFPDRVTSIPAADSVDKATVKATIHQAYPDARIVRLLPGYKDNQYVWQAFVQRKDEQGTRRYFYQFYSFYDGSPLGEIYGLPNQ from the coding sequence ATGGCCAGAAGCCGCAGTCGCCGCCGCCGCAACCGGTGGTTCATCGCCGTGCTGGCGTTCCTCGTGCTTATCCTATTCATTGTCGCCTTGGTAATGTACGTCAATTACATTTATTCCGATGAGCGGGTAAAAGAAGCAGAGATCCTGCAGCGCGCGCAGCAGGAAATGCCGTTGACCGAGGTAAACGGCATTGACAAGAGTATATGGGAAGAAGTCGTCTATGTTATTAATGGGGTCAACCAGGAAGAGAAGGCCGTCTGGGTATGGGTATTTCCCGATCGGGTCACCTCGATCCCGGCAGCCGACAGCGTGGATAAAGCCACGGTGAAGGCCACTATTCATCAGGCGTATCCGGATGCCCGTATCGTGCGGCTGCTGCCCGGATACAAGGATAATCAATATGTGTGGCAAGCCTTCGTCCAGCGTAAGGACGAGCAAGGGACGCGCCGGTATTTTTATCAGTTTTATTCCTTCTATGATGGTTCTCCCTTGGGCGAGATCTATGGATTGCCCAATCAATAG
- a CDS encoding amidohydrolase, with product MTTKLIISNGNFASLRPGAQHTAVTGTMVIENDMIVYVGEHLPQEHDTPEAMRIDGKGLFFIPGLINTHGHAAMSLLRGYGDDMVLQTWLQEKMWPMEAKFTAEDVRWGTALSVLEMLKGGTTTFVDMYDHMDEVAKVVEESGMRACLMRGAIGLCPEDVQAAKLQEAVQFAREWHGKADGRITTMLAPHAPYTCPPGFIEKFVQAAHDLDLPLHTHMSETAAEVAQNVADYGLRPVAHLEKLGFFSRPSFVAHGVHLTDEEIEVLARHDVAVSHNPGSNLKLASGVARVPELLRAGVTVSLGTDGPASNNNLDMFEEMRLAALIHKGVSGDPTAVPAAEAMRMGTLYGAQTLRAEKLGLLEAGMKADIVAVNVNQPHFVPHTDFVSHMIYSASAKDVAHVWVDGRQVVKDGQCLTLDEERILYEAERCFERLLER from the coding sequence ATGACGACGAAACTTATTATTAGTAACGGGAACTTTGCGTCACTTCGCCCAGGCGCGCAGCACACGGCGGTTACAGGTACGATGGTCATTGAAAATGACATGATTGTCTATGTGGGAGAACATTTGCCGCAAGAGCATGATACGCCCGAGGCGATGCGGATCGACGGCAAGGGGCTGTTCTTCATTCCGGGGCTCATTAATACCCACGGCCATGCGGCGATGTCGCTGCTGCGCGGCTATGGCGATGATATGGTGCTCCAGACGTGGCTGCAAGAGAAAATGTGGCCGATGGAAGCAAAATTCACTGCGGAGGACGTCCGTTGGGGGACGGCGCTCTCGGTTCTAGAAATGCTGAAAGGCGGGACGACGACATTCGTCGATATGTATGACCATATGGATGAGGTGGCCAAGGTCGTCGAGGAATCCGGCATGCGCGCCTGCCTGATGCGCGGCGCGATCGGTCTATGCCCAGAAGACGTGCAGGCAGCGAAGCTGCAGGAAGCCGTTCAATTCGCCCGCGAGTGGCACGGCAAGGCGGACGGCCGCATTACGACGATGCTGGCTCCGCACGCTCCGTATACATGCCCGCCGGGCTTCATCGAGAAGTTCGTGCAGGCGGCGCATGATCTCGATCTTCCGCTGCATACGCATATGTCGGAGACCGCGGCGGAAGTCGCCCAGAATGTCGCGGACTATGGGCTGCGTCCCGTCGCTCATCTGGAGAAGCTCGGCTTCTTCTCGCGCCCTTCCTTCGTGGCGCACGGCGTTCATCTGACCGATGAGGAGATCGAAGTATTGGCTCGCCATGACGTGGCCGTCTCCCATAATCCGGGCAGCAATCTGAAGCTGGCTTCCGGCGTGGCGCGGGTTCCGGAGCTGCTGCGCGCCGGCGTAACCGTATCGCTGGGAACCGACGGGCCGGCAAGCAACAACAATCTGGATATGTTCGAAGAGATGCGCTTGGCTGCCCTGATCCATAAGGGTGTATCCGGCGATCCGACGGCGGTTCCGGCGGCCGAAGCGATGCGTATGGGGACGCTGTACGGAGCGCAGACGCTCCGGGCAGAGAAGCTGGGTCTGCTGGAAGCCGGCATGAAGGCGGATATCGTGGCGGTCAATGTGAACCAGCCGCATTTCGTCCCGCATACCGACTTCGTCTCGCATATGATTTATTCCGCTTCCGCCAAAGACGTCGCTCATGTATGGGTCGACGGGCGCCAAGTGGTTAAGGACGGCCAGTGCCTGACCTTGGACGAAGAGCGCATTCTCTATGAAGCCGAGCGGTGCTTCGAGCGCCTGCTCGAGCGCTGA
- a CDS encoding redox-sensing transcriptional repressor Rex codes for MKTLKISEAVVRRLPVYLRHLMELKQREVLTVSSQDLGQKLDLNPAQIRKDLAYFGDFGRKGIGYDVSYLIQQIRHILKLDQIINVGLVGAGKLGHALCNYTAYMKDNMRIVAVFDQLEPKVGTEINNLRVQPMSELADTVREHKIRIGIITVPASEAQHVAEQFVDAGVEAILNFAPVILRVPPHVRVHTADFTTDMFSLAYYLSDERKEAPVE; via the coding sequence ATGAAAACGTTGAAAATATCAGAAGCTGTCGTTCGCAGACTGCCGGTTTATTTACGTCATCTGATGGAACTGAAGCAGCGAGAGGTTCTGACGGTTTCTTCACAGGATTTGGGTCAGAAGCTGGACCTCAATCCCGCCCAGATTCGCAAAGACTTGGCATATTTCGGCGATTTTGGACGCAAAGGAATTGGGTATGACGTCTCTTACCTGATTCAACAAATCCGCCATATACTGAAGCTGGATCAGATTATTAATGTCGGTCTCGTCGGAGCGGGGAAGCTGGGCCATGCATTGTGCAACTATACGGCATATATGAAGGACAATATGCGGATTGTGGCTGTATTCGACCAGCTGGAGCCGAAGGTAGGCACCGAGATCAACAATCTGCGCGTACAGCCGATGAGCGAGCTGGCGGACACCGTGCGCGAACATAAAATCCGCATCGGAATCATCACCGTACCCGCCTCGGAGGCGCAGCATGTCGCGGAGCAATTCGTCGACGCGGGAGTGGAGGCAATCTTGAACTTCGCTCCGGTTATTCTTCGCGTCCCGCCTCACGTGCGGGTGCATACCGCCGATTTTACGACGGACATGTTCAGTCTGGCCTATTATTTATCCGATGAGAGAAAGGAAGCTCCGGTAGAATGA
- a CDS encoding quinolinate synthase — MTKNIRIAPTLLIMLLTGGILFGGWAVYQTKYVEQPVDRVMRQHAEITKYQVDWHSDTLSIQIQADPNADIREVVQKLNNDIAQYAKGKKVQIEYINENSTPSIDKWWSQALFDVAQAMVHRNYSDIPKKLQELKTNQPDLEVVTEMDNQYVYIQLKDKQGSKTMLLPLDGTAMGVWPHEEQTVDPLA, encoded by the coding sequence ATGACGAAGAACATTCGCATTGCGCCGACCCTGCTTATTATGCTGCTGACCGGCGGTATTTTATTCGGCGGGTGGGCCGTGTATCAGACAAAGTATGTGGAACAGCCCGTAGATCGCGTCATGCGGCAGCATGCCGAGATTACGAAGTATCAGGTAGATTGGCATTCGGATACGCTTAGCATTCAAATTCAGGCCGATCCGAACGCCGATATTCGTGAAGTGGTACAGAAGCTGAATAACGATATTGCACAGTATGCCAAAGGTAAAAAAGTGCAGATTGAATATATCAATGAGAACAGTACGCCATCGATTGACAAATGGTGGTCGCAGGCGCTGTTCGATGTAGCTCAGGCGATGGTTCACCGGAATTACAGCGATATTCCGAAGAAGCTGCAGGAGCTGAAGACGAACCAGCCAGACCTGGAAGTCGTGACGGAGATGGATAACCAGTATGTCTATATTCAACTGAAGGACAAGCAAGGCAGCAAGACGATGCTCTTGCCGCTGGACGGAACCGCAATGGGGGTGTGGCCGCATGAAGAACAGACTGTCGATCCGCTGGCCTGA
- the panD gene encoding aspartate 1-decarboxylase: MFREMMKSKIHRATVTEANLNYVGSITIDEHLMECADIWANEKVQIVNNYNGARLETYVIPGPRHSGVICLNGAAARLVQPGDNVIIISYASMTDEEARSYTPKIVFVDGENKPVELMAGTEVHATVK, from the coding sequence ATGTTCCGTGAAATGATGAAATCGAAAATTCACCGGGCGACGGTGACGGAGGCTAACTTGAATTATGTGGGCAGCATTACGATCGACGAGCATCTGATGGAATGCGCCGACATTTGGGCTAATGAGAAAGTGCAGATTGTCAATAATTACAACGGCGCCCGTCTGGAAACTTACGTCATTCCGGGGCCGCGCCATTCCGGGGTCATCTGCTTGAACGGGGCGGCGGCACGCCTGGTCCAGCCCGGAGACAACGTCATTATTATTTCATATGCGTCGATGACCGACGAAGAAGCTCGTTCCTATACGCCCAAAATCGTGTTCGTCGATGGGGAGAACAAGCCTGTCGAATTGATGGCCGGCACGGAAGTCCACGCGACGGTCAAGTAA
- a CDS encoding AAA family ATPase: MKNRLSIRWPEAAIGAAISIVIFLAFRGVNILPIVLAAVVLIVLLYAVKRRGGAGVTNGSARSDSRKADVAPLSFEQIGGQERAKNELIEALDFLVRPDEIRKFGIRPLKGILLTGPPGTGKTLMAKAAAHYADAVFIGVAGSEFVEMFVGVGAGRVRELFKQARQRAAKEKKQNAVIFIDEIDVIGGKREGGQQREYDQTLNQLLTEMDGLYADMSPRILVMAATNRKEMLDSALLRPGRFDRHIQVDLPDKKGRLHILKLHAVNKPLADDVDLERIADETFSFSGAQLESVLNEGAIYAMRDESDVITTNHFSQAIDKVMMGEKIDRETNQEERRRVAIHELGHAIMAEVVRPGSVSQVALSPRGQALGYVRHQPQEERYLYTKPFLEEQIMIALGGAVAEEIFYGNRSTGSQGDFDQALNIVDTMVNAGLTELGIVRLKQVSPEALTRQTQVIMEQLFQRTHALLGERKPAFERILHQLLSEENLSGEQFRCLLCDRQ; this comes from the coding sequence ATGAAGAACAGACTGTCGATCCGCTGGCCTGAGGCGGCTATCGGAGCGGCGATTTCGATCGTCATCTTCCTCGCTTTTCGTGGCGTGAATATCCTTCCTATCGTGTTGGCAGCCGTTGTATTAATCGTGCTATTGTATGCCGTCAAGCGGCGCGGCGGTGCCGGAGTGACGAACGGAAGCGCCCGCAGCGATTCGCGCAAGGCGGATGTAGCCCCGCTAAGCTTCGAGCAGATTGGCGGCCAGGAACGGGCGAAGAATGAATTAATTGAAGCGCTCGATTTCCTTGTTCGCCCGGATGAGATCCGGAAGTTCGGGATCCGTCCGCTCAAGGGCATCCTGCTAACCGGGCCTCCGGGGACAGGGAAGACGCTGATGGCCAAAGCGGCGGCGCATTATGCCGATGCCGTCTTCATCGGCGTCGCCGGGAGTGAGTTCGTGGAGATGTTCGTCGGCGTCGGAGCCGGCCGCGTGCGCGAGCTGTTCAAGCAGGCCCGGCAGCGCGCAGCCAAGGAGAAGAAGCAGAACGCCGTCATCTTCATCGACGAGATCGATGTCATCGGCGGGAAGCGGGAGGGCGGACAACAGCGAGAGTACGATCAGACGCTGAACCAGCTCCTGACGGAGATGGACGGGCTGTATGCCGACATGAGCCCGCGCATTCTCGTTATGGCCGCGACGAACCGCAAGGAGATGCTGGACAGCGCCCTTCTTCGCCCGGGACGGTTCGACCGCCATATTCAGGTCGATCTCCCCGATAAAAAGGGCCGGCTTCATATTCTGAAGCTTCACGCCGTCAATAAGCCGCTGGCCGATGACGTCGATCTGGAGCGGATCGCCGACGAGACCTTCAGCTTCTCCGGGGCGCAGCTGGAGAGCGTCTTGAATGAAGGCGCAATCTATGCGATGCGGGATGAGTCGGATGTCATTACGACGAACCATTTCTCCCAGGCGATCGATAAAGTGATGATGGGCGAGAAGATCGACCGGGAGACGAATCAGGAAGAGCGCCGGCGCGTCGCGATCCACGAGTTGGGCCACGCGATTATGGCGGAAGTGGTCCGTCCCGGCAGCGTATCCCAGGTGGCGCTCAGCCCAAGGGGACAGGCGCTCGGGTATGTCCGTCATCAGCCGCAGGAAGAGCGTTATCTGTACACGAAGCCGTTCCTGGAGGAACAGATTATGATTGCGCTCGGCGGAGCCGTGGCCGAGGAGATCTTCTACGGCAACCGCAGCACCGGCTCGCAAGGCGACTTCGATCAGGCGCTGAACATCGTCGACACGATGGTCAATGCGGGCCTGACGGAGTTGGGCATCGTCCGCTTGAAGCAGGTATCGCCTGAAGCCTTGACCCGGCAGACGCAAGTCATCATGGAGCAGCTCTTCCAGCGTACGCACGCGCTGCTGGGTGAGCGCAAGCCTGCCTTTGAGCGCATTTTGCACCAGCTTTTGAGCGAGGAAAATCTGAGCGGAGAGCAATTCCGGTGTCTATTATGTGACAGGCAGTAA
- a CDS encoding 3-hydroxyacyl-CoA dehydrogenase family protein, with amino-acid sequence MFFKKIGVIGGGTMGQGIAEMLAVKGLDVLLVEKSTEKLDHAYSMIEASLDKQMEKWAITQAEKKLILSRIHKVTHLAELGSCELVIETISEDLEAKKQVFAELDRVCPGNIILASNTSTLSLTELASKTKYPERVIGMHFIYPVSKVELVEIIRGLKTSDATFNETKRFVEEVVQKKGVMVYESPGFVTTRVSCILINEALHVLQEGVASPEDIDNAMRIGYNFQYGPLEMADRFGLDSVLAALERMFREFGDIKYRPSVLLKKMVRAGHLGVKTGVGFFKYDKDGDRL; translated from the coding sequence ATGTTTTTCAAGAAAATCGGCGTCATCGGCGGCGGTACTATGGGCCAAGGCATTGCGGAAATGCTTGCTGTTAAAGGCTTGGACGTGCTGTTGGTGGAAAAGTCGACAGAGAAGCTGGATCATGCCTACTCGATGATTGAAGCGAGTCTGGACAAACAAATGGAGAAATGGGCAATCACCCAGGCGGAGAAAAAATTGATCCTGTCCCGCATACATAAAGTGACACATTTGGCGGAACTGGGATCTTGCGAATTGGTCATCGAGACGATCTCGGAGGATTTGGAAGCGAAGAAGCAAGTCTTTGCTGAATTGGATCGCGTTTGCCCAGGCAATATTATTTTGGCAAGCAATACATCCACATTGTCGTTAACCGAGCTGGCCAGCAAGACGAAATATCCGGAACGGGTTATCGGCATGCACTTTATTTATCCCGTCTCGAAGGTTGAGCTAGTGGAGATTATCCGCGGGCTGAAGACTTCGGACGCTACATTTAACGAAACAAAGCGCTTCGTCGAAGAGGTTGTGCAGAAGAAAGGCGTTATGGTCTATGAATCTCCGGGATTCGTGACGACGCGCGTGAGCTGCATTCTCATCAACGAGGCTCTTCATGTGCTCCAGGAAGGCGTCGCTTCGCCAGAAGATATCGACAACGCGATGCGTATCGGATACAATTTCCAATATGGGCCTTTGGAAATGGCGGACCGCTTCGGTCTGGATTCGGTATTGGCGGCGTTGGAACGCATGTTCCGCGAATTCGGCGATATCAAATATCGTCCGTCCGTATTGTTGAAAAAGATGGTGCGAGCCGGCCACCTTGGTGTGAAGACGGGCGTCGGATTTTTCAAGTATGATAAGGATGGGGATCGACTATGA
- the dinG gene encoding ATP-dependent DNA helicase DinG translates to MRFAVLDFETTGNQPSDEIIQIGLVVLGHDLNVEQQYHTLVRPTVSIPEFITNLTGISDGDVQDAPDLDEAMTGMVPLLSDVVLVGHNVGFDYQYLRQALEQTGYLPFTGRILDTIELLRILFPSLPSYQLGSVAHDFGIAHDRPHQADSDALATADIFRRCMEAIDDLPLLTLQGIVDVFGDHEERDLKWLLAEKLTERERNMASWEEEGYFPHRQLMLKQDDWTDTPPPRDASADNPLSGKSFRHFLDEVKRRMEAMLDHYEPRASQEQMFNEVMECLDQDKHLLIEAGTGTGKSLGYLLPALYQSVLHEKKVVVSTHTINLQEQLRQRDVPLLEQIVPFSFKVSLLKGRSHYLCLRKFEHKISNREFVHARDDSITAAQLLVWLSRTEHGDDEELHLVHKGPEFWDSVSSDSDSCLNRSCPWFRRCFYHRAKNNANLSDIVITNHSLLFTDVMADHRLLPGYEHLVVDEAHHFEETAGKHLGTNLQYFSLIHPLTRLFKDSKSGALVVLQQRLRLSGHEKALIWAEGIDKLLQQIVDVKEQWDRLHDMLYQLLPSGEAGQFEGGQAVLRLPAGERPESWPEAVELEKSIHTRLSDIVRSGEKLVNEWKEADDDELEGVIVDISGLLKDVGLVRDDFRLFMQGSDPETVYWMEGNTQFKFKSLQMYAVPVDVSEALNRYFFEPKKSVILTSATLSVDKSFQFVQEQIGLMEAANDGRLHTVILPSPFNYREQALVVIPRDFPSVKGSSDAVFNQTLAKSIGDVALVTRGRMLVLFTSYRMLRDVYEPLKEALSASGIQVLGQGIDSGNRSKLTRRFREQPASVLLGTSSFWEGVDIPGDALTCLAIVRLPFQPPNHPLVEAKCDRLKRQKQNPFRKYSVPQAVIRFKQGFGRLVRTAQDKGIVIVYDTRVIETSYGKHFLYSLPGPKMEHMANVQLVPRIEAWLSEHEK, encoded by the coding sequence ATGAGATTTGCTGTGTTGGATTTTGAGACGACGGGCAATCAGCCCAGCGATGAAATTATACAGATTGGCCTTGTCGTTCTGGGGCATGATCTGAACGTAGAACAACAATACCACACCCTGGTCCGTCCGACGGTAAGCATACCCGAATTCATTACCAATCTTACCGGCATCTCCGACGGGGATGTTCAGGATGCGCCAGATCTGGACGAGGCCATGACCGGGATGGTGCCGCTGCTGAGCGACGTTGTCCTTGTGGGCCACAATGTAGGCTTCGATTACCAATATTTGCGCCAAGCGCTGGAGCAGACCGGTTATTTGCCGTTCACCGGAAGGATATTGGACACGATTGAGCTGCTTCGCATTTTGTTCCCTTCGCTTCCTTCCTATCAGCTAGGCTCCGTAGCTCATGATTTCGGCATTGCCCATGACAGGCCTCATCAGGCGGACAGCGACGCGCTTGCGACGGCGGACATCTTCCGCCGGTGCATGGAAGCTATTGATGACCTGCCTCTGCTTACGCTGCAAGGCATCGTCGATGTGTTCGGGGATCACGAGGAGCGGGATTTGAAGTGGCTTCTGGCGGAGAAGCTAACTGAACGGGAACGCAATATGGCCAGCTGGGAGGAGGAAGGCTATTTCCCCCACCGTCAGCTGATGCTCAAGCAGGACGATTGGACCGACACGCCGCCGCCCCGCGACGCGTCCGCGGACAACCCGCTGTCCGGCAAGTCGTTCCGCCATTTTCTGGATGAAGTGAAGCGGCGAATGGAAGCGATGCTTGATCATTACGAGCCCCGCGCTTCGCAGGAGCAGATGTTCAACGAAGTGATGGAATGTCTCGATCAGGACAAGCATCTGCTGATTGAAGCCGGGACGGGAACCGGCAAGTCGCTCGGTTATTTGCTTCCGGCCCTGTATCAGAGCGTTCTTCATGAGAAGAAGGTGGTCGTCAGCACCCATACAATCAACCTGCAGGAGCAGCTGAGACAGCGCGATGTGCCGCTTCTGGAGCAGATTGTTCCTTTTTCGTTCAAGGTATCGCTACTAAAAGGGCGCAGTCACTATTTGTGTTTGCGTAAATTTGAACATAAAATAAGTAACAGAGAGTTCGTCCACGCAAGAGATGACAGCATTACAGCGGCGCAGCTGCTCGTGTGGCTTAGCCGGACGGAGCATGGAGATGACGAGGAGCTTCATCTCGTTCACAAAGGCCCCGAGTTCTGGGATTCGGTATCCAGCGACAGTGATTCGTGCCTGAACCGTTCCTGTCCTTGGTTCCGCCGCTGCTTCTATCACCGGGCCAAAAATAACGCGAACCTCTCCGATATCGTCATTACGAACCATTCGTTATTATTTACCGACGTGATGGCGGACCATCGTCTGCTGCCAGGCTATGAGCATCTCGTCGTTGACGAGGCGCATCATTTCGAGGAGACGGCCGGCAAGCACTTGGGGACGAATTTGCAATATTTTTCACTCATTCACCCGCTCACCCGGCTGTTCAAAGACAGCAAGAGCGGCGCTCTTGTCGTCCTTCAACAGCGACTTCGGTTGTCAGGCCATGAGAAAGCGCTTATCTGGGCCGAAGGGATCGACAAGCTGCTGCAGCAGATCGTCGACGTGAAGGAACAATGGGATCGGCTGCATGACATGCTGTATCAGCTGCTTCCTTCCGGGGAAGCCGGGCAATTCGAGGGCGGGCAGGCGGTGCTGCGCCTCCCGGCCGGCGAGCGTCCGGAGAGCTGGCCCGAGGCGGTAGAGCTGGAGAAATCGATCCACACCCGTCTCAGCGATATTGTGCGCTCGGGCGAGAAGCTGGTCAATGAGTGGAAAGAGGCCGATGACGACGAACTGGAAGGCGTCATCGTCGATATTAGCGGGCTTCTGAAGGATGTAGGCCTGGTCCGCGACGATTTCCGGCTGTTCATGCAAGGATCGGATCCAGAGACGGTCTACTGGATGGAGGGCAACACGCAGTTCAAATTCAAGTCGCTGCAGATGTATGCCGTGCCCGTTGACGTGAGCGAGGCGTTGAACCGTTATTTCTTCGAGCCGAAGAAGAGCGTCATCCTCACTTCAGCCACATTGTCCGTAGATAAGTCCTTCCAGTTCGTGCAGGAGCAAATCGGGCTGATGGAGGCTGCTAACGACGGCAGGCTGCATACGGTCATTCTGCCTTCCCCGTTCAATTACCGGGAGCAGGCGCTGGTCGTTATCCCGCGCGATTTCCCCAGCGTCAAAGGATCATCCGACGCGGTCTTCAATCAGACGCTCGCGAAATCGATCGGGGATGTAGCGCTCGTCACGCGCGGCAGAATGCTCGTCCTGTTCACCTCGTATCGTATGCTCCGGGATGTATACGAGCCGCTGAAGGAGGCGCTGAGCGCGAGCGGCATTCAGGTGCTGGGCCAAGGCATCGACAGCGGGAACCGCAGCAAGCTGACGCGCCGCTTCCGGGAGCAGCCGGCCTCCGTGCTGCTCGGTACGAGCAGCTTCTGGGAAGGGGTCGACATTCCTGGAGACGCGCTGACCTGTCTCGCCATTGTCCGGCTGCCGTTCCAGCCGCCGAACCATCCGCTCGTCGAAGCCAAATGCGACCGGCTGAAGCGCCAGAAGCAGAACCCGTTCCGCAAATATTCGGTTCCGCAGGCGGTTATCCGCTTCAAGCAAGGCTTCGGACGCCTTGTGCGGACCGCTCAGGACAAAGGCATCGTCATCGTGTACGATACACGGGTCATTGAGACGAGCTACGGCAAACATTTCTTATATTCGCTTCCTGGGCCGAAGATGGAGCACATGGCCAATGTGCAGCTGGTGCCCAGAATCGAAGCGTGGTTAAGCGAGCACGAAAAATAG